Proteins encoded in a region of the uncultured Paludibaculum sp. genome:
- a CDS encoding aldolase/citrate lyase family protein, protein MSSSQSFPVLARLRAGQPVFAATITTSSVEAAAHLANLGFHFLWIEMEHSPVTLETLRLMVLGTRGLPAQVFARVPVIEYWTAKRVLDQGVTGVIFPFTSTPDLAKRAADACHYPPLGRRGSGAGNAVRTWPEPGNYYDSADRNVAVMCVVEEAAALAHIDEICATPGVDIIFIGTSDLSFSMGLRGRQDAPELLDAIDTIAAAAQRHGKFLGRPAANAAQVRAFREKGFLLFQLPTEMGLMELGARQLLDSLDIQAPNPATRSQY, encoded by the coding sequence ATGTCTTCCTCCCAATCGTTTCCAGTCCTGGCCCGCCTTCGTGCGGGCCAGCCCGTTTTTGCCGCCACCATCACCACCTCATCCGTCGAGGCCGCCGCTCATCTCGCCAACCTGGGGTTCCATTTCCTATGGATCGAGATGGAGCATTCCCCCGTCACCCTGGAGACCCTCAGGCTGATGGTCCTGGGCACACGCGGCCTGCCCGCCCAGGTATTCGCCCGTGTCCCGGTGATCGAGTACTGGACCGCCAAGCGCGTGCTCGACCAGGGTGTCACCGGCGTGATCTTCCCCTTCACCTCGACACCCGATCTGGCCAAGCGCGCCGCCGACGCCTGCCACTATCCGCCGCTGGGCCGCCGCGGCTCCGGAGCCGGTAACGCCGTCCGCACCTGGCCCGAACCCGGCAACTACTACGATTCCGCCGACCGCAATGTGGCTGTCATGTGCGTAGTCGAAGAAGCCGCCGCCTTGGCCCATATCGACGAAATCTGCGCGACACCCGGGGTCGACATTATCTTCATCGGCACCAGCGACCTGTCCTTTTCGATGGGTTTGCGAGGCCGCCAGGACGCGCCCGAACTTCTGGACGCCATCGACACGATCGCCGCTGCCGCCCAACGCCATGGCAAGTTCCTGGGGCGTCCGGCCGCCAACGCGGCGCAAGTGCGGGCCTTCCGGGAAAAGGGCTTCCTGCTCTTCCAGTTGCCCACGGAAATGGGGCTAATGGAACTGGGCGCCCGCCAGTTGCTCGACTCCCTCGACATCCAGGCCCCCAATCCCGCCACCCGCTCGCAATACTGA
- the wecB gene encoding UDP-N-acetylglucosamine 2-epimerase (non-hydrolyzing) → MSPDSPPQRVLFVFGTRPEAIKLCPVVLHMRTRPREFDVKVCVTAQHREMLDQVLAAFEVQPEHDLNVMRPNQTLSQSTARMIAALEPVILQEHPDLVIVQGDTTTTFCGALAAFYQRVPVGHVEAGLRTGDLWQPFPEELNRVLTTRLTRLHFAPTEASAANLRAESVDDAGIFVTGNSGIDAVLLVRDRLAAGTLSGYQGVALDPARKLIVVTAHRRESFGDGFLRLCAAIRQLAARPDVQVIYPVHPNPNVRGPVEAQLGSLPNVHLIAPLDYVPFVDLMRQSYLLLTDSGGVQEEAPSLGKPVLVLREKTERPEAVQAGTVKLVGTDVEKILSEAAALLDDPANYQRMSRIHNPYGDGHASRRIADAITQTLRP, encoded by the coding sequence TTGAGCCCCGATTCGCCCCCGCAACGCGTCCTCTTCGTCTTTGGCACTCGCCCCGAGGCCATCAAGCTCTGCCCTGTTGTCCTCCACATGAGGACCCGCCCGCGCGAGTTCGACGTCAAGGTCTGCGTCACCGCGCAGCACCGCGAAATGCTCGACCAGGTCCTGGCGGCCTTTGAGGTCCAGCCCGAGCACGATCTCAACGTGATGAGGCCCAACCAGACGCTGTCGCAGTCGACGGCCCGCATGATCGCCGCGCTCGAGCCCGTCATCCTACAGGAGCATCCGGATCTCGTCATCGTCCAGGGCGACACCACCACCACCTTCTGCGGAGCCCTGGCCGCCTTTTACCAGCGCGTGCCCGTGGGCCATGTCGAGGCCGGCCTACGCACCGGCGACCTCTGGCAGCCTTTCCCCGAAGAGCTCAACCGCGTCCTCACCACTCGCCTCACCCGTCTCCACTTCGCGCCCACCGAAGCCTCCGCCGCCAACCTGCGCGCCGAGTCCGTGGACGACGCCGGCATCTTCGTCACCGGTAACTCCGGCATCGACGCAGTGCTCCTGGTGCGGGACCGCCTCGCCGCCGGCACGCTCTCCGGCTACCAGGGCGTGGCGCTCGATCCCGCGCGCAAACTCATCGTCGTCACGGCCCACCGTCGCGAGAGCTTCGGCGACGGTTTCCTGCGCCTCTGCGCCGCCATCCGGCAACTGGCCGCCCGCCCGGACGTCCAGGTCATCTACCCGGTCCATCCCAATCCAAACGTCCGCGGTCCGGTCGAGGCTCAGCTCGGGTCGTTGCCCAATGTCCACCTGATCGCGCCGCTGGACTATGTCCCGTTCGTGGATCTGATGCGCCAGTCCTATCTCCTGCTCACCGACTCGGGCGGCGTGCAGGAGGAAGCCCCGTCGCTAGGCAAACCGGTCCTCGTCCTGCGAGAAAAAACGGAACGCCCCGAAGCGGTGCAGGCAGGCACGGTGAAACTGGTAGGCACGGATGTGGAGAAGATCCTGAGCGAGGCTGCCGCGCTCCTGGACGACCCCGCCAACTACCAGCGCATGTCGCGCATCCACAACCCCTACGGTGACGGCCACGCGAGCCGCCGCATCGCCGACGCCATCACCCAAACCCTGCGCCCATAG
- a CDS encoding sugar ABC transporter ATP-binding protein — MNQDIVLEAREVSVQYPGTLALDNITFRLRRGSVTALVGENGAGKSTLVKVLAGITPPTRGSLFLDGEPVTLRSVRDADARGIGIIHQELNLCPNLSVAENIYLAREITRHGMLDPSRQEAQARDLLLRLEHPIDPATPVGDLPLGQQQIVEIAKALARDVRVLMMDEPTSALSAAEIAVLFRIIAELKSRGVAIVYISHRLEELLEVADHVAVLRDGRLVAEAETADVDPHWIVEQMTGRRTSATEPQPAGEAGPELLRVEALSLVSATGKALFRDVSLSLSAGEVVGLYGLMGAGRTELLETLMGLHPEATGSVFLNSRRLDRLDTSQRIEAGLAMVPEDRQISALIQSLSVLSNMTIASLGRFARGPWLSRTREETEAAGMVSSLRIKTPGLQYNIGSLSGGNQQKVVIARCLLTKPRVLLLDEPTRGVDIGAKREIHTLVQRLAAAGMGVLLVSSELEEVRAAATRIIVMSRGSVTARFEAAQATDAALAMAASASVQEAHP; from the coding sequence ATGAACCAGGACATCGTTCTCGAGGCGCGCGAGGTCTCCGTTCAGTATCCGGGGACACTGGCGCTCGACAACATCACGTTCCGGCTCCGCCGCGGCAGCGTGACCGCTCTCGTCGGCGAGAACGGAGCAGGCAAATCGACTCTGGTGAAGGTGCTGGCGGGCATCACACCCCCTACTCGCGGCTCCCTCTTTCTGGATGGCGAGCCAGTGACTCTGCGCTCCGTCCGCGACGCCGACGCGCGCGGCATCGGCATCATCCACCAGGAGCTGAATCTCTGCCCCAACCTGAGCGTGGCCGAGAACATCTATCTGGCCCGCGAGATAACCCGGCACGGAATGCTGGACCCGAGCCGCCAGGAGGCCCAGGCGCGCGACCTGCTGCTGCGCCTGGAACATCCCATCGACCCCGCCACCCCGGTCGGCGATCTGCCGCTCGGCCAGCAGCAGATCGTCGAGATCGCCAAAGCTCTGGCGCGCGATGTCCGCGTGCTGATGATGGACGAACCCACTTCCGCGCTCAGCGCCGCCGAGATCGCGGTGCTCTTCCGCATCATCGCCGAGCTCAAATCGCGGGGCGTGGCCATTGTCTATATCTCTCACCGGCTCGAGGAACTGCTGGAGGTGGCCGATCATGTCGCGGTCCTGCGCGACGGCCGTCTGGTGGCCGAAGCCGAAACCGCCGATGTCGATCCGCACTGGATCGTCGAGCAGATGACCGGCCGGCGCACCTCCGCCACGGAACCACAGCCGGCAGGCGAGGCAGGCCCGGAACTGCTGCGCGTCGAGGCCCTCTCCCTCGTTTCCGCCACAGGTAAGGCGCTATTCCGCGACGTCTCACTCTCTCTCTCCGCCGGCGAAGTCGTCGGGCTCTACGGCCTGATGGGCGCGGGCCGCACGGAGCTACTGGAAACCCTCATGGGCCTGCACCCCGAAGCCACCGGTAGCGTCTTCCTGAACTCCAGACGGCTCGACCGACTGGACACCTCGCAACGCATCGAGGCCGGGCTGGCCATGGTGCCGGAAGACCGCCAGATCTCGGCCCTGATCCAAAGCCTCTCGGTCCTTTCGAACATGACTATAGCCAGCCTCGGCCGCTTTGCCAGAGGCCCCTGGCTCTCCCGGACTCGCGAGGAAACGGAGGCGGCCGGCATGGTCTCCAGTCTCCGCATCAAAACGCCCGGCCTGCAGTACAACATCGGGTCACTTAGCGGCGGCAATCAACAGAAGGTTGTCATCGCCAGATGCCTCCTGACCAAGCCTCGCGTCCTGCTGCTCGACGAGCCCACGCGCGGTGTGGACATCGGCGCCAAGCGGGAGATTCACACGCTCGTCCAGCGCCTGGCCGCCGCGGGCATGGGTGTCCTCCTCGTCTCGTCGGAACTGGAGGAGGTGCGTGCTGCCGCGACGCGCATCATCGTCATGTCGCGTGGCTCGGTCACGGCGCGTTTCGAAGCCGCCCAGGCGACCGACGCCGCACTCGCCATGGCGGCGTCGGCGAGCGTGCAGGAGGCACACCCGTGA
- a CDS encoding D-ribose ABC transporter substrate-binding protein, with the protein MNLRTIATSAFVLSGLLLSGCGARQTGSAKKLIAIITPSNDNPFFKVEAETAAARARELGYSTSVNSHDDDAHKQDQLIDVAIANGAAAIILDNAGADASVAAVRKAKAAGIPSFLIDREINVNGIAISQIVSNNYQGAALGAQEFVRLMGEKGNYIELLGRESDTNAAVRTRGFHDILDKYDGLKMAAQQSANWSQTEAFQKVETMLQGNRGIKGIIAGNDTMAVGAAAALKNAGLDKVIVVGFDGSPDAIAAIKSGGVKATVLQPAATIARMAVDNAHKYLTTGTTGAPEKQSIDCELVTPTNADQYGLFSRK; encoded by the coding sequence ATGAACCTTCGAACCATCGCCACGTCCGCGTTCGTCCTTTCCGGCCTCCTGTTGTCAGGCTGTGGAGCCAGGCAGACCGGATCCGCGAAAAAGCTCATCGCCATCATCACGCCGTCCAACGACAACCCGTTCTTCAAGGTGGAGGCGGAGACGGCCGCCGCCCGCGCCCGCGAGTTGGGCTATTCCACCTCGGTCAATTCGCACGACGATGACGCCCACAAACAGGATCAGTTAATCGACGTCGCCATCGCCAACGGCGCCGCCGCCATCATCCTCGACAACGCCGGGGCCGACGCGTCGGTGGCCGCCGTCCGCAAGGCGAAGGCGGCCGGCATCCCCAGCTTCCTCATCGATCGAGAGATCAACGTCAACGGCATCGCCATCTCCCAGATCGTGTCGAACAACTACCAGGGCGCCGCGCTCGGCGCGCAGGAGTTCGTCCGGCTGATGGGCGAAAAGGGCAACTACATCGAGTTGCTGGGCCGCGAGTCCGACACCAACGCCGCCGTCCGCACGCGCGGCTTCCACGACATCCTCGACAAGTACGACGGCTTGAAAATGGCCGCCCAGCAAAGCGCCAACTGGAGCCAGACCGAGGCCTTTCAGAAGGTGGAGACCATGCTCCAGGGCAATCGCGGGATCAAGGGCATCATCGCCGGCAACGACACCATGGCCGTCGGAGCCGCCGCCGCCCTCAAGAATGCCGGCCTGGACAAGGTCATCGTCGTGGGATTCGACGGCAGCCCCGACGCCATCGCGGCCATCAAGTCCGGAGGCGTCAAGGCGACGGTCCTGCAACCCGCCGCCACCATCGCCCGCATGGCGGTGGACAACGCCCACAAGTACCTGACCACCGGGACCACGGGCGCCCCCGAAAAGCAATCCATCGACTGTGAACTGGTCACGCCCACCAACGCGGACCAATACGGGCTCTTCAGCAGGAAGTAA
- a CDS encoding peptidoglycan-binding protein, with the protein MKPLRPQFLPFVLLLALALPALSVTTKKPVAKAPAQKSSVAKSAPSKSAAAKAPATKSGAKPSSKRRGTVAKRRVTTPRRTTQQLPTEDRVREIQQALTAKGYAVDANGVWGQESTEALKKFQEDQNINNMSGRGKLDSLTLIALGLGPKREPPPQTAPPVQPPAATEGKLP; encoded by the coding sequence GTGAAGCCGCTTCGACCGCAATTCCTCCCGTTCGTGTTGCTTCTCGCTCTGGCTCTTCCCGCGCTGTCAGTCACTACAAAGAAACCAGTCGCCAAGGCGCCGGCGCAGAAGTCCTCCGTCGCCAAGTCCGCACCCTCAAAATCGGCGGCGGCCAAGGCGCCGGCGACGAAAAGCGGGGCCAAGCCGTCCTCGAAGAGGCGTGGCACCGTAGCCAAGAGGCGGGTCACTACTCCGAGACGCACGACTCAGCAATTGCCCACGGAAGACCGCGTCCGTGAGATTCAGCAGGCCTTGACCGCCAAGGGCTATGCCGTTGATGCCAATGGAGTTTGGGGCCAGGAATCCACCGAGGCGCTGAAGAAGTTCCAGGAAGACCAGAACATCAACAATATGTCCGGCCGCGGCAAGCTGGATTCGCTCACGCTCATCGCCCTGGGGCTCGGTCCCAAACGGGAACCCCCGCCACAGACTGCACCTCCGGTTCAGCCCCCAGCGGCCACAGAAGGAAAACTCCCATGA
- a CDS encoding L-fucose/L-arabinose isomerase family protein, whose amino-acid sequence MGRMTLGVIVGNRDFFPDVLVGEARRDVLRLLAEMEIDAVILDDQATKLGAVETWAHARRCADLFRANRDRIQGVLVTLPNFGDEKGVADTLKLAELNVPVLVQAYPDDLGQLSVERRRDAFCGKISVCNNLRQYGISYSLTLDHTIHPLSPEFRRDLADFVAQCRVVGGLRRARIGAVGARPNAFNTTRYSEKLLQSAGISVSTMDLSDLFGRAGRIADDDARVLAKIAEIGGYAATTQVPGSALTRMSKLAITLLEWMDENGLDATAIQCWSSMQQNFGVNVCTVMSMMSERLMPSACEVDIAGVVAMYALQLASGQPSALVDWNNNYGGDRNKCVFFHCGNWAKSFLPDIEIGTAPILGTTLGEENTYGAVAGRTPAGPVTFARISTDDTNGAIRAYVGEGRFTDDPLATFGSRAVVEVPELQKLMRYICRNGFEHHAAMNSSRCATLLAEALDVYLGWPVYHHEPAVLA is encoded by the coding sequence ATGGGCAGAATGACTCTGGGAGTGATTGTCGGAAACCGGGACTTCTTCCCCGACGTGCTCGTCGGCGAGGCGCGGCGCGACGTGCTGCGGCTTCTCGCTGAAATGGAGATCGACGCCGTCATTCTGGACGATCAGGCGACCAAACTGGGCGCCGTCGAAACCTGGGCGCACGCCCGGCGCTGCGCCGACCTCTTTCGTGCCAATCGCGACCGCATTCAGGGCGTCCTCGTCACACTGCCGAACTTCGGCGACGAGAAGGGCGTAGCCGACACTCTGAAGCTGGCGGAGTTGAATGTCCCGGTCCTCGTTCAGGCGTATCCCGACGACCTCGGCCAGCTTTCGGTCGAGCGGCGCCGCGACGCCTTCTGCGGCAAGATCTCGGTCTGCAACAACTTGCGCCAGTACGGCATCTCCTACAGCCTCACCCTGGACCACACTATCCACCCGCTCTCGCCCGAGTTCCGCCGGGACCTGGCGGACTTCGTCGCCCAGTGCCGTGTCGTCGGCGGGCTGCGCCGCGCCCGCATCGGCGCCGTCGGAGCAAGGCCCAACGCCTTCAACACCACCCGCTACAGCGAGAAACTGCTGCAGTCCGCCGGCATCAGCGTCAGCACGATGGACCTCTCCGACCTTTTCGGCCGGGCAGGGCGCATCGCCGACGACGACGCCCGCGTCCTGGCCAAAATCGCGGAGATCGGCGGCTACGCGGCCACCACACAGGTACCGGGCTCCGCGCTCACCCGCATGTCGAAACTGGCCATTACACTCCTCGAATGGATGGATGAGAACGGTCTCGATGCCACCGCCATCCAGTGCTGGAGCTCGATGCAGCAGAACTTCGGAGTCAACGTCTGCACTGTGATGAGCATGATGAGCGAACGCCTCATGCCCAGCGCCTGCGAGGTGGACATCGCCGGCGTCGTCGCCATGTACGCCCTGCAGCTCGCCTCTGGCCAGCCCAGCGCCCTAGTGGACTGGAACAACAACTATGGCGGCGATCGGAACAAGTGCGTCTTCTTCCATTGCGGCAACTGGGCCAAGTCGTTCCTGCCCGACATTGAGATCGGAACGGCCCCTATCCTGGGCACTACTCTCGGCGAAGAAAACACATACGGAGCCGTGGCCGGACGCACCCCGGCCGGACCGGTCACCTTCGCCCGCATCAGCACCGACGACACCAATGGAGCCATTCGCGCCTATGTCGGCGAGGGCCGCTTTACCGACGACCCGCTGGCCACCTTCGGCAGCCGTGCCGTCGTCGAGGTGCCGGAGCTCCAGAAGTTGATGCGCTACATCTGCCGGAACGGCTTCGAGCACCACGCCGCCATGAACAGTTCACGATGCGCGACCCTATTGGCCGAGGCCTTGGACGTCTACCTGGGCTGGCCGGTGTACCACCACGAGCCAGCGGTGCTGGCCTGA
- the ald gene encoding alanine dehydrogenase — MIIGVPREVKDHESRVGLVPHGVTALLESGHQVIVQTRAGHLSSITDEEYVEAGARIVPTAADVWTQADIVTKVKEPQPSEYGFFREGLTLFTYLHLAPLPDLTQKLMETKVTGVAYETIQEKDGSLPLLTPMSEVAGRMSVQIGAQYLEAPNGGRGVLLGGIPGVAPANVVVLGGGIVGHNAAKMAFGLGANVTIIDRNLNRLRELDDIYNGGVITLASNLWTIRESLRHADLVIGAVLIPGASAPRLVRRDMLPLMKRGAVIVDVAIDQGGCCETSHATTHTDPVYYVDNVLHYCVSNMPAAVPHTSTYGLNNATLPYLLQLANKGTAKAIAENPALALGVNTYKGHVTYPGVAESQNIPCTDLKSLL; from the coding sequence ATGATCATTGGCGTTCCTCGTGAAGTAAAAGACCATGAGTCCCGGGTCGGTCTGGTTCCCCACGGCGTTACCGCGCTGCTCGAATCCGGCCATCAGGTCATCGTACAAACCCGCGCCGGCCACCTCTCGTCCATTACCGATGAAGAGTATGTGGAGGCAGGAGCCCGCATCGTGCCCACCGCGGCCGACGTCTGGACTCAAGCCGACATCGTTACGAAAGTGAAGGAGCCGCAGCCTTCCGAATACGGCTTCTTCCGCGAAGGCCTCACCCTCTTCACTTACCTGCATCTGGCTCCTCTGCCGGACCTTACGCAGAAACTGATGGAGACCAAGGTCACCGGCGTCGCCTACGAGACCATCCAGGAGAAGGACGGCTCACTGCCCCTGCTCACGCCCATGAGCGAGGTGGCCGGCCGCATGTCCGTCCAGATTGGCGCCCAATATCTGGAAGCCCCCAACGGCGGACGCGGTGTTCTGCTGGGCGGTATCCCCGGCGTGGCTCCAGCCAATGTTGTGGTGCTAGGCGGCGGCATCGTCGGCCATAACGCGGCCAAGATGGCGTTTGGCCTCGGAGCCAATGTCACCATCATCGACCGCAACCTGAACCGCCTGCGCGAGTTGGACGACATCTACAACGGCGGCGTCATTACCCTCGCCTCGAATCTCTGGACCATCCGTGAGTCGCTCCGCCATGCCGATCTCGTCATCGGCGCCGTCCTCATCCCCGGAGCCTCCGCCCCCCGCCTGGTCCGCCGCGACATGCTGCCGCTGATGAAGCGCGGCGCGGTCATCGTCGACGTCGCCATCGATCAGGGCGGCTGCTGCGAAACGTCGCACGCCACCACCCACACCGATCCCGTCTACTACGTCGACAACGTGCTGCACTACTGTGTCTCGAACATGCCCGCCGCCGTGCCGCATACCTCCACCTACGGCCTGAACAACGCCACCCTGCCCTATCTCCTGCAGTTGGCGAACAAAGGCACCGCCAAGGCCATCGCCGAAAACCCCGCCCTCGCCCTTGGTGTGAATACCTACAAAGGCCACGTTACCTATCCAGGAGTAGCCGAAAGCCAAAACATCCCCTGCACCGATCTAAAATCGTTGCTGTAA
- a CDS encoding carbohydrate-binding family 9-like protein: MTYTCHRSTSPIDWSRVPQSPRFVDMVSGEPGLLDTRAAAVWDDEALHVRFWSEEPFIEAHLTERDSLIFLESDIELFIDGGDCYYEFEMNALGTIYEVFFLWRDAYEKFRSPEFDVHARNALTFGGDYDRTGTTFWRGTHPRGIRWAFLDWDFPGLRASVEIDGHLNDRTQLSRGWWATVSLPWQGMKHLANGRSLPPTEGDTWRMFFGRFEKLMSGGSEVQPHPAWTWSPHGIYDTHRPEHWTEVRFSESPL; encoded by the coding sequence GTGACCTACACCTGCCATCGCTCCACCAGTCCCATCGATTGGAGCCGCGTCCCCCAGTCACCCCGCTTCGTCGACATGGTCTCCGGCGAACCCGGCCTGCTCGACACCCGCGCCGCCGCCGTCTGGGATGACGAAGCCCTCCACGTCCGGTTCTGGAGCGAGGAGCCCTTCATCGAAGCGCACCTCACCGAGCGCGACTCCCTCATCTTCCTGGAAAGCGACATCGAACTCTTCATTGACGGCGGCGATTGCTACTACGAGTTCGAAATGAACGCCCTCGGCACCATCTACGAAGTGTTCTTCCTCTGGCGTGACGCCTACGAGAAGTTCCGCTCACCCGAGTTCGACGTGCATGCCCGCAACGCCCTCACGTTCGGCGGCGACTACGACCGCACCGGAACCACGTTCTGGCGCGGCACCCACCCTCGCGGCATCCGCTGGGCCTTCCTCGACTGGGACTTCCCCGGCCTCCGCGCGTCCGTCGAGATCGACGGCCATCTGAACGATCGAACTCAACTCTCCCGAGGCTGGTGGGCCACCGTATCCCTGCCCTGGCAAGGCATGAAGCACCTGGCCAACGGCCGCTCACTGCCTCCCACGGAAGGCGACACCTGGCGCATGTTCTTCGGCCGCTTCGAGAAACTGATGTCCGGAGGAAGCGAGGTGCAGCCGCATCCCGCCTGGACCTGGTCGCCGCATGGCATCTACGACACCCACCGTCCGGAGCACTGGACGGAAGTCCGTTTCTCGGAAAGCCCGCTCTAG
- a CDS encoding ABC transporter permease translates to MQPAHRAPVAALLFRLRAVIVLLALLATFAILSPAFLTASNLTILVKHVAINAILAVGMTFVILSGGIDLSVGSVAGLAGIIAGGLIHDGLVLRSFGVVIYLHTWLVVIVALLAGALVGAANGLLVAKLRVAPFIATLGSLYVARGTALLISNGATFPNLSGDPALGNAGFVTLGTGIVLGIPVPIWLMLAFSAAGVFLASRTPFGRRVYAVGGNERAAELSGVLVGRIKFSVYVLSGLCAAMVGVIIAAQLAAAHPATGETFELNAIAAVVLGGTSLMGGRGSVGGTIIGAFVIGVLADGLILLGVSAFWQIVIKGLVIVLAVILDQMQQQYSRRAAATLRN, encoded by the coding sequence ATGCAGCCCGCACATCGCGCCCCTGTCGCCGCCCTGCTCTTCCGTCTGCGGGCCGTCATCGTCCTGCTGGCGCTGCTGGCCACATTCGCCATCCTCTCTCCGGCGTTCCTGACGGCCAGCAACCTCACCATCCTGGTGAAGCACGTCGCCATCAACGCCATCCTCGCTGTCGGCATGACCTTTGTCATCCTCAGCGGCGGCATCGATCTCTCCGTCGGCTCCGTGGCCGGCCTGGCCGGCATCATCGCCGGAGGACTCATCCACGACGGCCTTGTGCTGCGCTCGTTCGGTGTCGTGATCTACCTTCACACCTGGCTGGTCGTCATCGTGGCGCTGCTCGCCGGCGCGCTGGTTGGCGCCGCCAACGGACTGCTGGTTGCCAAGCTGCGTGTGGCGCCGTTCATCGCCACCCTGGGTTCTCTGTATGTCGCGCGGGGCACGGCCCTTCTCATCTCCAACGGAGCCACTTTCCCCAACCTCTCCGGCGACCCTGCCCTCGGCAACGCCGGGTTCGTGACTCTGGGCACGGGCATCGTTCTCGGCATCCCCGTCCCCATCTGGCTGATGCTGGCGTTCTCAGCAGCCGGTGTCTTTCTTGCGTCGCGGACACCCTTCGGCCGCCGTGTTTATGCCGTCGGCGGCAACGAGCGCGCGGCTGAGCTGTCCGGAGTCCTCGTCGGCCGCATTAAGTTCTCGGTTTACGTCCTCTCCGGCCTCTGCGCCGCCATGGTCGGCGTCATCATCGCGGCCCAGTTGGCCGCGGCCCATCCGGCCACGGGCGAGACGTTTGAACTCAATGCGATTGCCGCCGTGGTGCTGGGCGGGACCTCGCTGATGGGCGGCCGCGGCAGCGTCGGAGGCACCATCATCGGTGCGTTTGTCATCGGCGTTCTGGCCGACGGCCTGATCCTGCTGGGCGTCTCCGCCTTCTGGCAAATCGTAATCAAGGGCCTTGTCATCGTCCTCGCCGTCATCCTCGATCAGATGCAGCAACAGTATTCGCGGCGTGCCGCCGCCACCCTTAGGAACTGA
- a CDS encoding DUF1015 domain-containing protein: MAHVQPLCALRYSPAAGDIAQLATLPYDVIPPALEADYKGRSPYNFAHLILPQGDYAGAAAKLSSWKHEGIVARDAEPAFFVYEQTFPAPGTGEILTRRGFIGLGDTEDYGTNVFRHEWTMSGPKEDRFRLLQATQVQFDSIFMLFPDPAGTVEAKLSEICATEPSLAYSDHEHTGHKLWRVTDPAWIASLQALMSDRPLLIADGHHRYETALRMGQPHTLMTFVSLQSPGLRCFATHRIVHSLPDFQPDAFLASLPNAGSGLDPLVSPPGAIRFGIAMANGEFHCDVPVPEGALNVAVLQESILTPLLGISPAVVAAGTNLRYKRTREEALAEVREGRAQITFLLEDLPIDGMARVSFGGQVLPQKSTYFYPKLGSGLVMLELES, from the coding sequence ATGGCCCACGTACAACCCCTGTGCGCGCTGCGCTACAGCCCCGCCGCCGGCGACATTGCTCAACTGGCAACTCTACCCTACGACGTCATTCCCCCAGCCCTGGAAGCCGACTACAAGGGCCGCAGTCCCTATAACTTCGCCCACCTGATCCTGCCCCAGGGCGACTACGCCGGTGCCGCCGCCAAACTGTCCTCCTGGAAACACGAAGGCATCGTCGCCCGCGATGCCGAGCCTGCCTTCTTCGTCTACGAGCAGACCTTCCCCGCCCCCGGCACGGGCGAGATCCTCACCCGGCGCGGCTTCATCGGTCTGGGCGACACCGAGGACTACGGCACCAACGTCTTCCGCCATGAGTGGACCATGAGCGGCCCCAAGGAAGACCGCTTCCGCCTTCTCCAGGCCACCCAGGTCCAGTTCGACTCCATCTTCATGCTCTTCCCCGATCCCGCGGGCACCGTGGAAGCGAAGCTGTCCGAAATCTGCGCGACCGAGCCCAGCCTCGCCTACTCCGACCACGAACACACCGGGCACAAGCTCTGGCGCGTCACCGACCCCGCCTGGATCGCCTCCCTCCAAGCCCTCATGAGTGACCGCCCCCTGCTCATCGCCGATGGCCATCACCGCTACGAAACGGCCCTGCGCATGGGTCAGCCCCATACGCTGATGACCTTCGTCAGCCTGCAGTCCCCCGGCCTCCGCTGCTTCGCCACTCATCGCATCGTCCACTCTCTACCGGACTTCCAGCCCGACGCGTTCCTGGCCAGCCTGCCCAATGCCGGCTCGGGCCTCGATCCCCTGGTCTCGCCCCCCGGCGCCATTCGATTCGGCATCGCAATGGCCAACGGCGAGTTCCACTGCGACGTACCCGTCCCCGAAGGCGCCCTCAACGTGGCCGTACTGCAGGAGTCCATCCTCACACCGCTCCTCGGGATCAGCCCGGCGGTTGTTGCCGCCGGCACGAACCTGCGCTACAAACGCACCCGGGAGGAAGCCCTCGCCGAAGTGCGGGAAGGCCGTGCCCAGATCACGTTCCTCCTCGAAGATCTCCCCATCGACGGCATGGCCCGCGTCTCCTTCGGCGGTCAGGTGCTGCCGCAGAAGTCGACCTACTTCTACCCGAAGCTGGGCTCCGGACTCGTCATGCTGGAGCTCGAGTCGTGA